A single Kryptolebias marmoratus isolate JLee-2015 linkage group LG16, ASM164957v2, whole genome shotgun sequence DNA region contains:
- the oxr1a gene encoding oxidation resistance protein 1a isoform X6 produces MFSRRGKDQDKRQTPKYTCVVSLTEYHRRIDALNSEDLRSLCKRLQITTKEEVNSKHGTTIKAELEPETFKPNLREPSELLEAEQIEKLARHLPPRTIGYPWALAFGTSKHGMSIKTLYRAMQGQDTPVLLVIKDSDGQVFGALASEPFKVSDGFYGTGETFLFTFNPEFEVYKWTGDNMFFIKGDMDSLAFGGGSGEFGLWLDGDLYHGRSHSCKTFGNPMLSKKEDFYVQDIEIWAFE; encoded by the exons ATGTTTTCTAGAAGGGGGAAGGACCAGGACAAACGGCAGACCCCTAAGTACACCTGT GTAGTGTCTCTGACGGAGTACCACCGTCGGATTGATGCGCTAAACAGTGAAGATCTGCGCTCGCTCTGCAAACGACTCCAG ATTACCACCAAAgaagaggtgaactccaagcaTGGCACAACCATCAAAGCTGAGCTGGAGCCTGAGACGTTCAAACCCAACCTCAGGGAACCCAGTGAACTCCTGGAGGCCGAACAGATAGAAAAG CTTGCCAGGCATCTCCCACCACGGACCATCGGGTACCCCTGGGCGCTGGCCTTTGGCACGTCGAAGCATGGCATGAGCATTAAGACGCTGTACAGAGCCATGCAGGGCCAGGACACCCCAGTCCTCCTGGTCATTAAGGACAGCGATGGACAG gtGTTTGGTGCGCTGGCGTCTGAGCCCTTTAAGGTCAGCGATGGCTTTTATGGCACAGGAGAGACCTTTCTCTTCACCTTCAATCCAGAGTTTGAG GTTTACAAATGGACAGGTGACAACATGTTTTTCATCAAAGGAGACATGGACTCCTTAGCTTTTGGTGGAGGAAG TGGGGAGTTTGGCCTGTGGCTGGACGGAGACCTTTACCACGGGCGGAGTCACTCCTGTAAAACATTTGGAAACCCAATGCTTTCAAAAAAGGAGGACTTCTATGTGCAGGACATAGAGATCTGGGCTTTTGAATAA